The DNA region AAGGTGCCATCAAGCTTGCGCGAACCGGACAGGGACCTCTCGTGAAGCACGGGGCCATTCACGCGCTTCCAGGCATGTTGAGCGGCTGGACAAACACCCGGGACCTCCCCGCATTTCCCAAGCAGACCTTCCGGGAGTGGTGGAGGCAACGCCCGGCTCCCGAGCTTAGGGAGACCGACGGCAACGCCCAGACGAGCGAAGGGGAAGTCACCGCACCGCAGCGTGACAACCGGGGGGCGGTATGACCGCAGAAGCGAGGCTGGAGATCCTCACCCGCACCAACCGCGCGGCAGGACGCGCGCAGGACCGCTTTGAGCGTGTTCCCGTTCGTCCCTCCGTCCGGGATCAGTGGGACATCGCCGAGCAGTTCGCGGAATACGCGGCGGAATACCGCGCCAACGTCTTGCGTACGACGCGAGCGCAACTCCAGCAGGCCATCGGAGACCTGCTGAGGGGGCGTGGCCGTGTGGCCGTTCCGCAGGATCTGCCTGCTGAATGGCTGCCCGGAGGCCTTGCAGTCATCCGTGATGAACCGGGCGTCACCGACCTGAGGGCGGTGCATTCCGTTGTGACGGGAGCGGCGGCAGCCATCGCAGAGACGGGCACTGTCGTGCTCGACCATGGCGCTGGGCAAGGACGCCGGGCACTGACCCTGGTCCCCGACCATCACATCTGCGTCGTGTTTGAACGTCAGGTAATGGACAGCGTGCCAGAAGCGGCGATGCACCTTCGCGGCAGTGCGCTGCGCGGACAACCGATGACCTGGATCAGCGGCCCGAGCGCCACTTCAGACATTGAGCTCAGCCGTGTGGAGGGCGTGCACGGCCCCCGCGTGCTGGACATCATTCTCGTGCGGGAGGCGTGACGTGGCAATGCGGCATCAACTGCTGCTGGATCGAACTGTCTCCCCCGCTGCTGCCAGAATTCTGCCTGGGCCTCCTCAGATGTCTGCGCCGTCTTAGACACCGGCTGACAGGTGAGACCGTCGTGGCTATCAATCACACCAAAGAGTCGAGCTAAACGGTGGATACGCTCACCACAGAGGCCGAGTGGATATTTTGTCCCGTCCCCCCGCTCACGGTGAGGCAAGATGACCCCGAGCGTTGCCGGTGAGAGATGGGGCAGATGCTGTGCCCGTCGGTGACCATAAGTGAGACGCCACTGGATGTCTGACCGCTCCTCCTCGTCGACCACCGCATTGATCTGACTCATGCTGATCGGCTTTGCGTCCGCGCCTATCTCCGCATCAGGATGAACTTGATCATTGGATGTGTCTTGGTGCGGTTTGAAAAACATGCTGGTGCGGTTTTTCCTGGTTTACCGAATGGAGGAATGATGAGGCGAACGTGGTGCACGCATGACACGACGTCCGTACCCAAAGACTGGATGTTGAGAGGGACGTCCTTCAGGCACAGCACGCCGCCTATGGCGTTCCCTGTGCCGGCCTCAATCTACTCCGCCCTGCCCGTCCCATTTCCCAGCTGTTCACCCGAGTTCGGTCTGCTT from Deinococcus hopiensis KR-140 includes:
- a CDS encoding LutC/YkgG family protein, which codes for MTAEARLEILTRTNRAAGRAQDRFERVPVRPSVRDQWDIAEQFAEYAAEYRANVLRTTRAQLQQAIGDLLRGRGRVAVPQDLPAEWLPGGLAVIRDEPGVTDLRAVHSVVTGAAAAIAETGTVVLDHGAGQGRRALTLVPDHHICVVFERQVMDSVPEAAMHLRGSALRGQPMTWISGPSATSDIELSRVEGVHGPRVLDIILVREA